From a region of the Oryza sativa Japonica Group chromosome 6, ASM3414082v1 genome:
- the LOC4341832 gene encoding cold-responsive protein kinase 1 isoform X2 translates to MAISDISHENLVKLHGCCVEGRHRILVYNYLENNSLAHTLLGSRQSNIQFNWRARVNICIGVAKGLAFLHDGVRPHIVHRDIKASNILLDKDLTPKISDFGLAKLLPSDASHVSTRVAGTLGYLAPEYAIRGQVTRKSDVYSFGVLLVEIVSGRCNTDTKLPYEDQILLEKTWKCYDQGCLEKAIDSSMVDDVDVDEACRFLKVGLLCTQDISKRRPTMSMVISMLTGEMEVDKEKISKPDVIRDFRDLKLRSKATSSSSLLTSIMARSTPSSSQETTRTSITVTAISDRD, encoded by the exons ATGGCAATCTCTGACATTTCACATGAGAATCTTGTCAAACTGCATGGCTGTTGTGTGGAAGGGAGGCACAGAATCCTTGTGTACAATTATCTTGAAAACAATAGCCTTGCACATACCCTTCTAG GTTCTAGGCAAAGTAACATACAGTTCAACTGGAGGGCTCGAGTAAATATATGCATCGGTGTTGCCAAGGGACTAGCATTCCTCCATGATGGTGTCCGGCCTCACATTGTTCACCGTGACATCAAGGCGAGCAATATACTTCTTGATAAGGACCTCACGCCAAAAATTTCTGATTTTGGTTTAGCGAAGCTTCTGCCTTCAGATGCATCACATGTTAGTACAAGAGTCGCAGGAACACT AGGTTACTTGGCTCCTGAATATGCCATCCGAGGACAAGTGACACGCAAGTCAGATGTTTACAGCTTTGGTGTTCTTCTTGTGGAAATAGTTAGTGGAAGATGCAACACTGACACAAAATTGCCCTACGAAGACCAGATCCTTCTTGAGAAG ACATGGAAATGTTATGATCAGGGGTGTTTGGAGAAGGCCATAGACAGCTCTATGGTCGATGACGTGGATGTCGACGAAGCCTGCAGATTCTTGAAAGTCGGTCTTTTGTGCACCCAGGACATCTCGAAACGTCGACCCACCATGTCAATGGTCATCAGCATGCTGACAGGCGAGATGGAGGTCGACAAAGAGAAGATCAGCAAGCCTGATGTAATCAGGGATTTCAGGGACCTCAAGCTCAGGAGCAAGGCCacatcctcctcctcactgTTGACCTCCATCATGGCGCGCTCAACTCCCTCGTCGTCTCAGGAGACGACGCGCACCTCCATCACGGTCACCGCCATATCGGACCGCGACTGA
- the LOC4341832 gene encoding cold-responsive protein kinase 1 isoform X1 has product MSCFSLFFKRSRTGQQQSDPYNEVFSGAENITRYSYKELAKATLNFDQSNKIGEGGFGPVYKGTLKDGTDVAVKLLSLQSRQGVKEFLNELMAISDISHENLVKLHGCCVEGRHRILVYNYLENNSLAHTLLGSRQSNIQFNWRARVNICIGVAKGLAFLHDGVRPHIVHRDIKASNILLDKDLTPKISDFGLAKLLPSDASHVSTRVAGTLGYLAPEYAIRGQVTRKSDVYSFGVLLVEIVSGRCNTDTKLPYEDQILLEKTWKCYDQGCLEKAIDSSMVDDVDVDEACRFLKVGLLCTQDISKRRPTMSMVISMLTGEMEVDKEKISKPDVIRDFRDLKLRSKATSSSSLLTSIMARSTPSSSQETTRTSITVTAISDRD; this is encoded by the exons ATGAgttgtttttctctctttttcaagAGGTCAAGGACCGGGCAGCAACAAAGTGATCCATATAATGAAG TCTTCTCTGGTGCTGAGAACATAACAAGATACAGCTATAAGGAGCTGGCTAAGGCAACACTGAATTTTGACCAATCCAATAAGATTGGTGAGGGAGGTTTTGGACCTGTATACAAG GGAACTCTCAAGGATGGAACAGATGTTGCTGTGAAGTTGCTGTCGTTACAATCTAGACAAGGTGTGAAGGAGTTCCTTAATGAACTTATGGCAATCTCTGACATTTCACATGAGAATCTTGTCAAACTGCATGGCTGTTGTGTGGAAGGGAGGCACAGAATCCTTGTGTACAATTATCTTGAAAACAATAGCCTTGCACATACCCTTCTAG GTTCTAGGCAAAGTAACATACAGTTCAACTGGAGGGCTCGAGTAAATATATGCATCGGTGTTGCCAAGGGACTAGCATTCCTCCATGATGGTGTCCGGCCTCACATTGTTCACCGTGACATCAAGGCGAGCAATATACTTCTTGATAAGGACCTCACGCCAAAAATTTCTGATTTTGGTTTAGCGAAGCTTCTGCCTTCAGATGCATCACATGTTAGTACAAGAGTCGCAGGAACACT AGGTTACTTGGCTCCTGAATATGCCATCCGAGGACAAGTGACACGCAAGTCAGATGTTTACAGCTTTGGTGTTCTTCTTGTGGAAATAGTTAGTGGAAGATGCAACACTGACACAAAATTGCCCTACGAAGACCAGATCCTTCTTGAGAAG ACATGGAAATGTTATGATCAGGGGTGTTTGGAGAAGGCCATAGACAGCTCTATGGTCGATGACGTGGATGTCGACGAAGCCTGCAGATTCTTGAAAGTCGGTCTTTTGTGCACCCAGGACATCTCGAAACGTCGACCCACCATGTCAATGGTCATCAGCATGCTGACAGGCGAGATGGAGGTCGACAAAGAGAAGATCAGCAAGCCTGATGTAATCAGGGATTTCAGGGACCTCAAGCTCAGGAGCAAGGCCacatcctcctcctcactgTTGACCTCCATCATGGCGCGCTCAACTCCCTCGTCGTCTCAGGAGACGACGCGCACCTCCATCACGGTCACCGCCATATCGGACCGCGACTGA